DNA sequence from the Sediminibacillus dalangtanensis genome:
ACCATGACTGGCTGGCTATCCGAGTTGGTAATGGTCACGGCGAACAAAAATTCATTCCAAATATTGGTGAACTGCCATATCGCCACGACGACAAAACCGGTGATCGATAACGGAATGATGATATGCCGGAAGATTCCCAGGAAATTGGCACCGTCGATTTTAGCCGCTTCCAGCATGGTATCAGGAATGTTGGCATAAAAATTACGGAACATCAGGGTCGTGATCGGCAGTCCATAAACCACGTGGGTCAGGACGAGTCCGGCAATAGAATTGTACAATTCGATATTGCGTAAAAACTGAATCAGTGGAATCAGGATACTTTGATAAGGAATAAACATTCCGAACAAAATGACCGTAAAAATCAATTCCGATCCTTTGAACTTCCACTTGGACAACACATATCCATTCATCGCACCAAGTAACGCAGACAATAATGTCGCTGGCACTACCAGGTACACACTGTTCATGAAATTCGGTGCTAGTTCCGAGAATGCATGGGAATAGCTGCTAAAGTCAATCGCGGAAGGTAATGCCCACATATTCGCTAAGGATACCTCATCCAATGGCTTCAAGCTGGTGACGAGGATAACGTAAACCGGCGTCAGGAAAAGGACGGCCATCACAATTAAGATGAAATATTTGATTGTTTTCCAAACGTTGAATGTAGCCATTATCCATCACTCCTTCTGTTGGCCAGTAAGTAAGGCACGATAAACACCGCTACCAGAAGCAGCATGATAATTGCGATTGCCGCACCATTGGCATAGTAATTGCCCCGGAAGGTCGTTTCAAACATATAGACACCTGGTACGTCGGTGACGAAGTTTGCACCTGAACCAGTCATCGCATAAATCAGATCGAATATTTTCAATGATATATGCGCCATGATGATGATGACACTGACCGTGATCGGCATCAACATCGGTAAAATCACCTTTTTATAAATCTGGAATTCAGAAGCACCGTCCATCCGGGCAGCTTCCCGCAATTCGTCCGGTATACCACGCAAACCTGCCAGGTACATCGCCAGTGAAAAACCGGTCATTTGCCAGACAGCAGCTATCACGACTGCTATAATGGCGACAGGAAGCCCGAATTCAATACTGCCCCATTCAAAGCCTGCGAG
Encoded proteins:
- a CDS encoding carbohydrate ABC transporter permease, translating into MAVLFLTPVYVILVTSLKPLDEVSLANMWALPSAIDFSSYSHAFSELAPNFMNSVYLVVPATLLSALLGAMNGYVLSKWKFKGSELIFTVILFGMFIPYQSILIPLIQFLRNIELYNSIAGLVLTHVVYGLPITTLMFRNFYANIPDTMLEAAKIDGANFLGIFRHIIIPLSITGFVVVAIWQFTNIWNEFLFAVTITNSDSQPVMVALQNLSGSQIVQWNVQMAGALLAALPTLLVYILLGKYFVRGLLAGSVKG